In one window of Acidobacteriota bacterium DNA:
- a CDS encoding mandelate racemase/muconate lactonizing enzyme family protein produces the protein MNRRDVLRTAAALPALGVALSAAAEQQKDLKITGIETDLLKPPPGEPYYDALQTLNVDKGAVVLRIHTNAGITGWANSWFGNRGEGARVVQSILENEVKPVIMGKDPAFPRRIRAELWKAMNYQGVTGVAQFALAATDIALWDILGKNAGLPVYKMLGAYRDRIPVYSMCGWYYDNDGDLSHFKRQISTAMDQGYKSVKIKVGKYSLADDVRRIRMAFDTMGKGKRLMVDANQVFDRSEALLRGKVYQEMGCFWLEEPLPPEDMEGFAMLAQALDMRIATGENLNTKYAFADLIARHGADIVQPDDRRAGGVCEWMEIAAIADGYKVEVASHGGGETNLNMLLAMPNAIYMESGGPQKMIDGEALGPEAPGMSSEVSAEEIRKYKVG, from the coding sequence ATGAACAGGAGAGATGTTCTTCGTACGGCCGCAGCGCTTCCCGCCCTGGGTGTGGCGCTATCTGCGGCGGCTGAACAGCAAAAAGACCTGAAGATTACCGGAATTGAAACGGACCTGTTGAAGCCCCCTCCCGGCGAGCCATATTATGATGCTCTTCAGACGCTGAACGTGGACAAGGGCGCCGTGGTCCTCCGAATCCACACTAACGCGGGCATCACGGGATGGGCCAACAGTTGGTTCGGCAACCGTGGTGAAGGCGCGCGCGTCGTCCAGTCGATTCTGGAAAACGAAGTCAAGCCTGTAATCATGGGTAAGGACCCGGCGTTCCCGCGCCGCATCCGCGCTGAATTGTGGAAAGCCATGAACTACCAGGGCGTGACCGGGGTTGCGCAATTTGCCCTGGCGGCTACTGATATTGCCCTGTGGGATATTCTGGGCAAGAACGCAGGATTGCCCGTCTACAAAATGCTTGGGGCCTATCGGGACCGCATCCCGGTCTACTCGATGTGCGGCTGGTATTACGACAATGATGGCGACCTTTCTCATTTCAAGCGGCAAATCTCGACCGCCATGGACCAGGGCTACAAGTCGGTGAAAATCAAGGTCGGAAAATATTCGCTGGCTGATGACGTCAGGCGCATCCGCATGGCGTTTGACACGATGGGGAAGGGCAAGCGATTGATGGTGGACGCCAACCAGGTGTTCGACCGCTCCGAAGCCTTGCTGAGAGGTAAGGTTTACCAGGAAATGGGCTGCTTCTGGCTGGAAGAACCGCTCCCGCCCGAAGACATGGAAGGTTTTGCCATGCTGGCCCAGGCGCTCGACATGCGGATCGCTACAGGGGAGAACCTCAACACAAAGTACGCGTTTGCAGACCTCATTGCAAGGCATGGCGCCGACATCGTCCAGCCGGATGACCGTCGCGCCGGCGGTGTGTGCGAGTGGATGGAGATTGCGGCCATCGCTGACGGTTACAAAGTGGAGGTGGCCAGCCACGGCGGCGGAGAAACCAACCTCAACATGCTTCTGGCAATGCCCAACGCGATCTATATGGAATCCGGCGGACCGCAGAAGATGATTGACGGTGAGGCCCTGGGGCCCGAAGCGCCCGGCATGAGCAGCGAAGTGAGCGCCGAGGAAATTCGGAAGTATAAAGTGGGATGA
- a CDS encoding DUF2961 domain-containing protein — MDRRQFLLFSLAALELAQPGRSLHDSLLLAANHEPPDQPPVIPVGLDSYQLWDRWAYQRIGARAYMTSTFDRSGGNEGADASHYLYQLSDNFNVTVDLEGPGILYFARYNHWHGSPWHYQVDGTDYIVMDSSTPDPTHPIESSAILPTRLFPYPLVLTWSISKGSDLTWVPIPFEHSFRMAYERTHYGTGYYIYHRYVSGARLSQPIHSWNLDSTPGKDVLDLIARSGSDLVAAPDSTEGKRAGIHQKKGEFDLQAGGSIAFLKIEDTPSMVRALDLSVPRENSIEFGRSRLRVTWDGRPDPSIDAPLALFFGAGTLYNRDGREYLVKAFPVHIRFDAQRVHLACYLPMPFFRNAKFELANAAGTAISGVQWSVRYTPFNDPPNHAAYLHATYRDHIKPTAGEDLELLNTRDVEGGGDWSGSFVGTSMIFSRQANLATLEGDPRFFFDDSMTPQAQGTGTEEWGGGGDYWEKGHITTLPFAGHPVGALNPEEAKCQEDLIESEYRFLLADLMPFGKNARIQFEHGGTDNSTEHYETVAYWYGLPAPSLIKSDELNVGNPTSEKTHQYGSTDASAPYPITSRYEWGVDQLDGKEIYPAQTKVGRYTTGASEFTLKLIPNNFGVLLRRTLDYSFPNQRAEIYVCDASENPMGGPQWKPAGIWYLAGSNTCVYSNPKSELGATEHVIETSDRRFRDDEFLISRDLTRGLSAIRLRVRFTPVNIPLFPGAPPQKLAWSEITYFAYCFVMPDFEVPEI; from the coding sequence ATGGACCGCCGACAGTTTCTCCTGTTTTCTCTCGCTGCACTTGAGCTGGCCCAGCCCGGCAGGAGTTTGCACGACAGCCTCTTGCTCGCCGCGAATCATGAACCGCCGGACCAGCCGCCCGTTATCCCTGTCGGCCTGGACTCTTACCAGTTGTGGGACCGTTGGGCCTACCAACGAATTGGCGCAAGGGCCTACATGACAAGCACGTTTGACCGCAGCGGTGGAAACGAGGGTGCAGACGCAAGCCACTATTTGTATCAGCTTTCTGACAATTTCAATGTTACGGTTGACCTTGAAGGCCCCGGCATTCTCTACTTCGCCCGCTACAATCACTGGCATGGAAGCCCCTGGCATTACCAGGTTGACGGAACGGACTACATCGTCATGGACAGCAGCACGCCTGACCCCACCCACCCCATTGAGAGTTCCGCAATTCTTCCAACACGTCTCTTCCCCTACCCGCTGGTTCTCACGTGGTCAATCTCCAAAGGTTCGGATTTGACCTGGGTACCAATCCCTTTTGAGCATTCCTTTCGAATGGCTTACGAAAGGACACACTACGGCACAGGCTATTACATCTATCACCGCTATGTGAGCGGCGCCAGACTCTCGCAACCCATCCATTCCTGGAATTTGGATTCCACGCCCGGAAAGGATGTGCTCGATCTGATTGCGAGGTCAGGCTCAGACCTCGTCGCCGCACCCGACAGCACTGAGGGTAAACGAGCGGGCATCCATCAGAAAAAGGGAGAATTTGATCTCCAGGCTGGAGGGTCTATTGCTTTTTTGAAGATAGAAGACACGCCATCCATGGTTCGCGCCCTTGACCTTTCAGTACCTCGCGAAAATTCCATCGAGTTCGGGCGTTCAAGATTGCGGGTCACTTGGGATGGAAGGCCTGATCCTTCGATCGATGCGCCGCTAGCTCTCTTCTTTGGCGCAGGGACGCTCTACAATCGCGACGGACGCGAATACCTCGTAAAAGCCTTCCCTGTCCACATTCGATTTGACGCCCAACGCGTGCACCTGGCGTGTTATCTCCCCATGCCTTTTTTCCGTAATGCAAAATTTGAACTCGCTAATGCTGCCGGGACAGCCATCTCTGGAGTGCAATGGAGCGTCCGCTACACACCTTTCAACGATCCCCCAAATCACGCTGCCTATCTCCATGCGACCTATCGCGACCATATCAAGCCTACTGCTGGTGAGGACCTTGAGCTCTTGAATACTCGAGACGTTGAGGGCGGAGGAGACTGGTCCGGAAGTTTTGTTGGGACCTCGATGATATTCTCCCGACAGGCAAACCTGGCGACGCTGGAGGGCGATCCTCGCTTCTTCTTTGATGACAGCATGACGCCCCAGGCCCAGGGCACCGGGACGGAAGAGTGGGGAGGCGGAGGCGATTACTGGGAAAAGGGCCACATCACAACCCTGCCGTTTGCAGGGCATCCCGTGGGCGCCCTGAATCCCGAAGAAGCGAAATGCCAGGAGGACTTGATCGAATCGGAATACCGCTTTCTTCTGGCCGACCTGATGCCCTTCGGCAAGAACGCGCGCATTCAGTTTGAGCATGGAGGAACAGACAACTCCACCGAACACTACGAAACCGTAGCGTATTGGTATGGCCTGCCTGCCCCTTCCCTGATCAAATCGGACGAATTGAACGTGGGCAACCCCACAAGTGAAAAGACCCACCAATATGGCTCGACGGACGCAAGCGCACCCTACCCGATAACCTCACGCTACGAGTGGGGGGTCGATCAACTGGACGGTAAGGAAATTTATCCAGCTCAGACTAAAGTGGGCCGATACACCACCGGCGCTTCTGAATTCACTTTGAAGCTGATACCCAATAACTTCGGAGTCCTGCTGCGCCGAACGCTGGATTATTCCTTCCCCAATCAGCGTGCCGAGATTTACGTGTGCGATGCCAGTGAAAACCCGATGGGAGGGCCCCAATGGAAACCCGCCGGCATTTGGTACCTTGCGGGGTCGAACACCTGTGTCTATTCCAATCCCAAAAGCGAGTTGGGAGCAACGGAGCATGTTATCGAAACTTCTGACCGCCGTTTTCGTGATGATGAGTTTCTTATTTCCCGCGATCTGACGCGGGGGCTTTCGGCAATACGTTTGAGAGTCCGCTTTACGCCTGTGAACATTCCCTTGTTCCCCGGTGCGCCACCGCAGAAGCTGGCGTGGAGCGAGATCACTTACTTTGCCTACTGTTTCGTGATGCCTGACTTTGAAGTCCCTGAAATCTGA
- a CDS encoding MarR family transcriptional regulator produces MLIGALLRVPSQAIHRRLISELNAAGFQELRMPHMAVLQFPGPDGVRPGALAERAGISKQAMNQLLKSLEEYGYIARSAAPNEGRARIVHFTERGRAAYAKIHDILRCIEREWKVELGPGRFTQLKELLLRVWEGPLIR; encoded by the coding sequence ATGCTTATTGGGGCATTATTGCGGGTTCCGTCCCAGGCCATCCACCGCCGTCTGATCAGCGAGCTTAACGCCGCCGGATTTCAAGAGCTCCGAATGCCGCACATGGCGGTGCTGCAGTTCCCCGGCCCGGATGGCGTTCGCCCGGGCGCTCTCGCCGAGCGGGCCGGCATCAGCAAGCAGGCTATGAACCAGCTCCTCAAGAGCCTGGAGGAATATGGGTATATCGCTCGGTCCGCTGCACCGAATGAAGGCCGAGCCCGAATCGTCCACTTTACCGAACGCGGACGCGCCGCATATGCAAAAATCCACGATATCCTTCGCTGCATCGAGCGCGAATGGAAGGTTGAGCTCGGCCCCGGCCGCTTCACCCAGCTTAAGGAGCTGCTATTGCGCGTCTGGGAGGGCCCCTTGATCCGCTAG
- a CDS encoding cupin domain-containing protein: MIQKTNPNNIKANPADETIRLGALAIRFLVTGENSSGTAAVFELSVPAEQRLMAPAHSHDHYEETIYGIEGVLTWTVDGKLIDVGPGQALCIPRGAVHRFDNNTARDVKALCVITPAAIGPQFFREAAEMVNAAAGGPPDREKMTAILLRHGLTPAPPPQA; this comes from the coding sequence ATGATACAAAAGACCAACCCAAATAATATCAAGGCCAACCCTGCCGACGAGACCATACGCCTGGGCGCGCTCGCCATACGCTTCCTGGTCACAGGAGAGAATTCAAGTGGCACCGCCGCGGTTTTCGAGCTCTCTGTCCCGGCAGAGCAGCGCCTGATGGCGCCTGCCCATAGCCACGACCATTACGAAGAGACGATCTACGGCATTGAGGGCGTGCTGACCTGGACTGTAGACGGAAAGTTGATTGATGTAGGACCGGGGCAGGCGCTCTGCATCCCGCGCGGCGCCGTCCACCGGTTCGATAACAACACCGCTCGGGACGTAAAAGCTCTCTGCGTGATCACCCCGGCGGCCATCGGTCCGCAGTTTTTCCGCGAGGCTGCGGAGATGGTCAACGCGGCGGCGGGCGGGCCGCCGGACCGGGAAAAGATGACCGCAATCCTGCTCCGCCACGGCCTTACGCCTGCTCCGCCGCCGCAGGCGTAA
- a CDS encoding cupin domain-containing protein yields MFQILHPQDQKKGKIASVEFEGEPYGAGVSFFVGKIEPGKGPGLHQHPYAETCIVLSGQAAIVIDGEELLASAGDIVVIGPATPHSFIATGNERLDMVAIHHTARFIIESLEN; encoded by the coding sequence ATGTTCCAGATCCTGCATCCTCAAGATCAGAAGAAAGGCAAAATCGCCAGCGTCGAATTCGAAGGCGAACCCTACGGCGCCGGCGTCTCCTTCTTCGTGGGCAAAATCGAGCCAGGGAAAGGTCCCGGCCTGCACCAGCATCCCTATGCGGAAACCTGCATCGTTCTTTCAGGCCAGGCGGCAATAGTGATCGATGGTGAAGAGTTGCTTGCCAGCGCCGGCGACATTGTTGTCATAGGCCCAGCGACGCCGCACAGCTTTATCGCCACCGGAAACGAAAGGCTTGATATGGTCGCCATTCACCACACTGCGCGGTTTATTATCGAATCGCTCGAAAACTGA
- a CDS encoding c-type cytochrome — MKVHKLWTAARESRARKGSLTQGIGGTRRSWLTIAAVSVVVCSFVVVAAARNQSANSKAQPGQESPPYWAFTVDPPARASLAPAEKPSGHTLHHVPGSKHVFTQQQIDAAAFAPPDWHPDGHPPMPEIVAHGRKPAVEACGFCHLPNGQGRLENSSLAGLPAAYIIQQLADFKVGLRKPSMNTGPIDAMITHETKANTAEIKAAAEYFSQVKPKPWIRVVETRTVPKTHVAGWMLVRSAGGGKEPIGHRIIETPVNQHLTELRDDASGFIAYVPVGSVEKGKELVTTGGAGKTIDCEMCHGPGLRGKGNVPSLAGRSPSYIVRQLYDFRSGSRNGPGAELMKPVTAKLTIDDMISLAAYLASLHP; from the coding sequence ATGAAGGTGCACAAGCTCTGGACGGCGGCCCGCGAGTCGCGCGCCAGAAAAGGCAGCTTAACTCAAGGGATCGGTGGGACCCGCCGCTCCTGGCTGACGATAGCTGCGGTGTCCGTGGTCGTTTGCTCGTTTGTTGTCGTGGCCGCTGCCCGGAATCAAAGTGCAAACAGCAAGGCGCAGCCGGGGCAGGAGTCTCCTCCGTACTGGGCGTTTACCGTCGACCCACCGGCCAGGGCATCGCTTGCTCCGGCGGAAAAACCTAGCGGCCACACTTTGCACCATGTACCGGGCAGCAAGCATGTTTTCACCCAGCAGCAGATTGACGCTGCTGCATTTGCTCCGCCCGACTGGCACCCAGACGGGCACCCGCCGATGCCTGAGATTGTGGCGCACGGCAGAAAACCTGCCGTAGAGGCTTGTGGCTTTTGCCACCTGCCCAATGGCCAGGGCCGCCTTGAAAATTCCAGCCTGGCGGGCCTGCCAGCGGCCTACATCATCCAGCAGCTTGCCGATTTCAAGGTCGGCCTGCGCAAGCCTTCAATGAACACGGGGCCGATTGATGCCATGATCACTCACGAAACCAAGGCCAACACCGCGGAGATCAAGGCCGCCGCCGAGTACTTCTCGCAAGTAAAACCGAAACCGTGGATCCGCGTTGTCGAAACCCGGACCGTTCCCAAAACGCACGTTGCGGGCTGGATGCTGGTTCGCTCGGCCGGCGGCGGGAAGGAACCCATCGGCCACCGCATCATCGAAACGCCCGTCAACCAACACCTGACGGAGCTTCGCGACGACGCGTCGGGATTCATCGCTTACGTGCCCGTGGGCAGCGTGGAGAAAGGAAAGGAACTGGTCACCACCGGCGGTGCGGGGAAAACCATTGATTGCGAAATGTGTCACGGGCCGGGCCTCAGGGGCAAGGGCAACGTGCCCTCCCTTGCAGGCCGCTCGCCCAGCTACATTGTCCGGCAACTCTACGATTTCCGCAGCGGTTCCCGCAACGGGCCCGGTGCCGAACTCATGAAGCCGGTCACAGCAAAGCTGACGATTGACGACATGATTTCACTCGCAGCCTACCTGGCCTCGCTGCACCCGTGA
- a CDS encoding DUF92 domain-containing protein, whose protein sequence is MIGSTRAQRPAASLATGWSRLRKGFKRHWRQALGDASIYNGVGRRPLISTRKTVHISMLLFALLLPFLTWAEAAGVALLALLFNLFILPRLELDLGKQAAGASGESVPAQWTGIVAYPVSVLVLILLFGRRMEVVGAVWAIMALGDGFASVAGESLRGPALPWNRGKRWSGFAAFIAAGTLGSYALARWISPSLPELKVLLACVATATVGAVVETLPMALDDNISVPLICGGFMYCALLIEWSAFESNLPYLGVRVLLAVGISAVFALAALALRVVNRSGAAMGFLMGAAIYMGYGYKTFLVLLAFFVLGSMATRLGYSRKAARGVAEERRGARSWREALANTLAAAFFSVLVITTHYEAAFLAALIAALAEAAGDTISSEIGQWLSGRAYMVTTFRPVPAGLDGGVSLVGTVAGMGASAAIVAVGYALGLCRPGVAVVAFIAAGAGNLLDSYLGATIERRGLVGNGIVNFAGTSFAGGLALGLLLALHLV, encoded by the coding sequence ATGATTGGGTCTACTCGAGCGCAAAGGCCTGCCGCGAGCTTGGCTACCGGGTGGTCCCGCTTGAGGAAGGGATTCAAAAGACATTGGAGGCAGGCATTGGGTGACGCTTCGATCTATAACGGCGTGGGGCGGCGGCCGCTGATCTCCACGCGGAAGACGGTCCACATCTCGATGTTGTTGTTTGCGCTGCTGCTGCCTTTTCTTACCTGGGCGGAGGCGGCAGGAGTCGCGCTTCTGGCGCTGCTTTTCAACCTGTTCATTCTGCCGCGGCTGGAACTCGACCTGGGCAAACAGGCGGCCGGTGCAAGTGGTGAAAGCGTGCCTGCGCAGTGGACCGGCATCGTTGCCTATCCTGTTTCCGTGCTGGTGCTGATTCTGCTGTTCGGCCGGCGCATGGAAGTGGTGGGCGCTGTGTGGGCCATCATGGCGCTGGGTGACGGGTTTGCCAGCGTGGCCGGGGAATCTCTGCGAGGCCCGGCGCTTCCCTGGAATCGGGGCAAGAGGTGGTCGGGCTTTGCGGCGTTTATTGCCGCCGGCACCCTCGGAAGCTATGCGCTGGCCCGCTGGATCAGCCCTTCGCTGCCCGAGCTGAAAGTTCTGCTGGCCTGTGTGGCCACGGCGACAGTGGGAGCGGTGGTTGAGACGCTGCCGATGGCGCTCGATGACAATATCTCCGTGCCGCTGATTTGCGGCGGGTTTATGTATTGCGCGCTGCTCATCGAGTGGTCGGCATTCGAAAGCAACCTGCCCTATCTCGGCGTGCGCGTATTGCTGGCTGTTGGGATTAGTGCCGTGTTTGCCCTGGCTGCGCTGGCCCTCCGGGTGGTGAACCGGTCCGGGGCCGCCATGGGCTTTTTGATGGGCGCGGCCATCTACATGGGTTACGGCTACAAGACCTTCCTGGTGCTGCTGGCGTTTTTCGTGCTGGGCTCGATGGCAACACGCCTCGGCTACTCGCGGAAGGCGGCGCGGGGTGTTGCGGAAGAGCGCCGCGGAGCGCGAAGCTGGCGCGAGGCCCTGGCCAATACGCTGGCGGCGGCGTTCTTTTCCGTGCTGGTGATCACCACCCACTACGAGGCTGCATTTCTGGCGGCGCTGATTGCGGCGCTGGCGGAAGCCGCAGGCGATACCATCTCGAGCGAAATCGGCCAGTGGCTTTCCGGGCGCGCCTACATGGTTACGACCTTCAGGCCGGTGCCTGCGGGGCTCGACGGCGGCGTTTCGCTGGTGGGGACGGTGGCGGGCATGGGAGCAAGCGCCGCGATTGTGGCTGTGGGTTACGCGCTGGGACTGTGCCGGCCCGGCGTCGCCGTTGTGGCGTTCATCGCCGCCGGGGCAGGGAACCTGTTGGATAGCTATCTTGGCGCCACTATTGAACGCCGCGGCCTGGTGGGGAACGGCATCGTCAACTTCGCCGGCACCAGCTTCGCCGGCGGCCTCGCCCTGGGCCTGCTGCTGGCGCTGCATTTGGTGTGA
- a CDS encoding NAD-dependent epimerase/dehydratase family protein, translating into MILLTGSSGYLGSRIAHELVARGEAFRVLVRNPERLGLVPAEARCEIMTGDLLDRDAVAKALRGTTHVIHSAALVKMWVRDRRDFWRVNVDGLKSLLEAADRAGVERVVYTSSFMAAGPSSDPKAVEGLKNHGPYSNEYEETKARALDWLRTEGFAKFPVVALLPGVVYGPGPPTEGNLVGGMMRQFLSGRFPGLPGSGEQRWSFAYISEVVQAHLTALDKGRPGEEYFLAGDNRSLNDLFNVIGRLAGVNFPVRRLPFAFGKAFGALEVVRARLYDHRPQLTPGVVEIFKHDWVYSSAKACRELGYRVVPLEEGIQKTLEAGIG; encoded by the coding sequence ATGATTCTTCTAACAGGCTCGAGCGGATATCTCGGGTCGCGCATCGCGCACGAGCTGGTAGCTCGCGGTGAGGCGTTCCGCGTGCTGGTGCGGAACCCGGAAAGGCTGGGTCTCGTGCCCGCAGAGGCCCGTTGCGAGATCATGACCGGCGATCTGCTCGACCGCGATGCCGTGGCGAAGGCGCTGCGCGGCACGACCCATGTGATCCATTCCGCGGCGCTGGTGAAGATGTGGGTGAGGGACCGGCGGGATTTCTGGCGGGTGAATGTCGACGGGCTGAAGTCTTTGCTGGAAGCGGCGGACCGTGCCGGCGTGGAGCGCGTAGTCTACACGTCCTCGTTCATGGCCGCGGGGCCGTCGTCCGATCCGAAGGCCGTTGAAGGGCTTAAGAATCACGGACCATACTCGAATGAATATGAGGAAACCAAAGCGCGGGCGCTCGACTGGCTGCGGACTGAAGGTTTTGCGAAGTTTCCGGTGGTGGCATTGTTGCCCGGAGTGGTTTACGGCCCAGGCCCGCCGACCGAAGGCAACCTGGTGGGCGGCATGATGCGCCAGTTTTTGAGCGGAAGATTTCCCGGATTGCCCGGTTCAGGCGAACAGCGGTGGAGTTTCGCGTATATTTCGGAAGTTGTGCAGGCGCACCTGACGGCGCTCGACAAGGGCAGGCCGGGAGAGGAATATTTTCTTGCAGGCGATAATCGAAGCCTGAACGACCTTTTCAATGTGATTGGGCGGCTGGCCGGCGTTAACTTCCCGGTTCGGCGCCTGCCATTTGCATTCGGGAAAGCGTTTGGAGCGCTGGAAGTGGTGCGAGCACGGCTTTATGATCACCGGCCGCAATTGACTCCGGGCGTGGTGGAAATCTTCAAGCATGATTGGGTCTACTCGAGCGCAAAGGCCTGCCGCGAGCTTGGCTACCGGGTGGTCCCGCTTGAGGAAGGGATTCAAAAGACATTGGAGGCAGGCATTGGGTGA
- a CDS encoding UDP-glucose/GDP-mannose dehydrogenase family protein has translation MQISVIGCGYVGLVTGACLAEAGHEVVCTDNDSARIALLNDGRIPIYELHLDELVAKNRRENRLRFSADAREAVCAGEVVFICVGTPPLETGDSDLSAIDSVARLIATAAKTTKLVVEKSTVPVQTGKQLKHALGVYGRKSGVAFRVASNPEFLREGTAVGDFLHPERVVVGVDDERSEKQLREIYQPILEGKFNCPVHATCPTLAPPQFLVTNINSAELIKHACNSFLALKISYANVLSDLCELLGANVEEVTRAMGLDARIGPRFLAAGLGFGGSCLPKDVQAFIRLAEQAGMDFTLLKEAERVNRQRIQRFVDKIRRALWVIKGKKIGVLGLAFKPNTDDIRSSPPISLVRQLLAEGAHVSAYDPAAMERTRELLPKLRYGKDAYEVAGGVDALVIATEWQEFAALDWERIYCSMARPLVLDGRNLLDPDLMAKRGFEYHSFGRLV, from the coding sequence GTGCAGATATCGGTGATTGGTTGTGGATACGTTGGTTTGGTTACGGGCGCCTGCCTTGCGGAGGCCGGGCATGAGGTGGTGTGCACTGACAATGATTCAGCCAGGATTGCTCTCCTCAATGATGGAAGGATTCCCATCTATGAGCTGCATCTGGACGAACTGGTTGCCAAAAACCGCCGGGAAAACCGGCTGAGATTTAGTGCGGACGCGAGGGAAGCCGTATGCGCCGGCGAGGTTGTATTTATCTGCGTTGGCACGCCGCCGCTCGAGACCGGCGATTCCGACCTTTCCGCCATCGACTCGGTTGCACGACTGATCGCCACGGCAGCCAAAACCACGAAGCTGGTGGTTGAGAAGAGCACGGTGCCGGTGCAGACGGGGAAGCAGTTAAAGCATGCCCTGGGGGTTTACGGCCGGAAAAGCGGTGTGGCATTCCGCGTGGCGTCCAATCCGGAATTTCTTCGCGAGGGGACGGCGGTTGGGGATTTTCTCCACCCGGAGCGGGTGGTTGTGGGTGTGGACGACGAGAGGTCCGAAAAGCAGCTTCGGGAGATTTACCAGCCGATCCTGGAAGGGAAATTTAACTGCCCCGTGCATGCCACCTGCCCCACACTGGCCCCGCCGCAGTTTCTGGTGACCAATATCAATAGCGCCGAATTGATCAAGCATGCCTGCAATTCCTTCCTGGCGCTGAAGATTTCCTACGCGAACGTACTCTCGGATTTATGCGAATTGCTGGGAGCTAATGTTGAAGAGGTCACGCGCGCCATGGGGCTCGATGCGCGGATTGGGCCGCGATTTCTGGCCGCGGGCCTCGGCTTTGGCGGGTCCTGCCTGCCCAAGGACGTTCAGGCATTTATTCGCCTCGCGGAACAGGCTGGAATGGACTTCACGCTGTTGAAGGAAGCAGAGCGCGTCAACCGGCAGCGCATCCAGCGCTTTGTCGACAAGATCCGCCGCGCCCTCTGGGTGATCAAAGGAAAGAAGATCGGCGTGCTGGGCCTGGCGTTCAAACCCAACACCGATGATATTCGCTCCTCTCCACCCATTAGTCTCGTGAGGCAACTGCTCGCCGAGGGAGCGCATGTGAGCGCCTACGATCCCGCGGCAATGGAGCGAACGCGGGAGCTGCTTCCCAAGCTCCGCTACGGCAAGGATGCCTATGAGGTTGCAGGCGGCGTGGACGCTCTGGTAATCGCGACCGAATGGCAGGAGTTCGCTGCGCTTGATTGGGAACGGATTTACTGTTCGATGGCCCGGCCGCTCGTTCTGGACGGGCGGAACCTGCTGGACCCTGATCTGATGGCCAAGCGGGGCTTCGAGTATCATTCCTTCGGTCGATTGGTATAA
- a CDS encoding HAD family phosphatase, producing the protein MSSKPMCKGVIFDMDGVLIDSHPIHKKVWAQFLASLNKQVTEEELDFVLEGRKREEILRHFLGDLSAELVTEYGKRKNMIYEETSSELKTICGVEEFLGALESAGIPMAVATSASFVRARNTLAALGILPRFAAVVTGNDVVNGKPDPEVFVRAAERLNQVHQDLLVVEDAVSGVMAAKSAGMKCLGIAADGRSEKLRAAGADRVIPNYREFGLLQIQQLF; encoded by the coding sequence ATGAGCAGTAAACCAATGTGCAAGGGCGTGATCTTTGATATGGATGGAGTGCTGATTGACAGCCATCCTATCCATAAGAAAGTGTGGGCTCAATTTCTGGCCTCATTGAATAAACAGGTCACAGAAGAAGAACTCGATTTTGTGCTGGAAGGCAGAAAGCGCGAAGAAATTCTGCGCCACTTTCTGGGAGACCTTTCTGCGGAACTCGTTACGGAGTATGGCAAGCGAAAGAACATGATATACGAAGAGACGTCGAGCGAACTGAAAACGATTTGCGGCGTTGAGGAATTTCTCGGCGCGCTGGAATCGGCGGGCATCCCCATGGCCGTGGCCACCAGCGCCAGCTTTGTGCGCGCGCGGAACACGCTGGCCGCCCTCGGGATCCTTCCACGGTTCGCCGCCGTCGTTACCGGCAACGACGTTGTTAATGGCAAGCCCGATCCGGAGGTTTTTGTGCGGGCGGCGGAGCGGCTGAATCAGGTCCATCAAGATCTGCTCGTGGTGGAAGACGCGGTTTCCGGAGTGATGGCCGCAAAATCCGCAGGGATGAAGTGCCTGGGGATTGCCGCCGACGGCCGCAGTGAGAAGTTGCGCGCGGCCGGCGCCGACCGTGTGATTCCCAACTATCGTGAGTTCGGCCTGTTGCAGATTCAGCAGCTTTTCTGA